In the Flagellimonas sp. MMG031 genome, one interval contains:
- a CDS encoding heavy metal translocating P-type ATPase, with amino-acid sequence MKHTYHINGMSCNGCRKHVEETLSKVDGVNAVEVNLEKAEAVIEMEEHIPIKRLEKALEDSGGSYSIHTNGHHHQPKKKEAKRTVSNGNGTFYCPMQCEGDKTYDKPGDCPVCGMDLVEEQNTSASSKQQWTCPMHPEVVEDNPGSCPKCGMDLVPKEPEASAEEKTYKKLLKKFWVALAFTLPIFLIAMSDMLTNNPLHDVMETQYWNWVQFALSLPVVFYATWMFFERAYRSIKTWNLNMFTLIGIGAGVAFVFSVLGLLFPGFFPDQFKGETGAVHVYFEAATVILTLVLLGQLLEARAHSKTNNAVKELLKLAPNKAIKVVDGEEVEVSIDAIELGDILRVKPGEKIPVDGIITEGETSVDESMITGEPIPVEKGVEDKVSSGTINGNQSFLMKAEKVGSDTLLSQIISMVNEASRSRAPIQNLADKVSAYFVPTVVIISILTFGVWAIWGPQPTYVYALINAIAVLIIACPCALGLATPMSVMVGVGKGAQNGVLIKNAEALEKMVDVDTLIIDKTGTITEGKPTFDHLETFSDDYSQEDLLQYLVSVNANSEHPLAQATVTYGKEQGIKILKTKYFNAVTGMGVEGKIKDLEIRLGNIKLMEKANVKISDEMKEKVKKEQEKGKTVSYLAIDDKCHAFVAIGDKIKETSAKAIKAIQDKGISVIMLTGDNTTTAKAVASELHLDDFKAETLPEDKMNEVERLQNEGKVVAMAGDGINDAPALAKSDLGIAMGTGTDVAIESAMITLVKGDLHGIVKARNLSEATMKNIKQNLFFALIYNTIGVPVAAGVLYPFFGILLSPMIAALAMSFSSVSVIANALRLRTKSID; translated from the coding sequence ATGAAACATACCTATCACATAAACGGAATGAGCTGTAATGGCTGTAGAAAGCATGTTGAGGAAACCCTGTCCAAAGTGGATGGAGTGAATGCGGTTGAGGTGAATTTGGAAAAAGCTGAAGCCGTGATCGAGATGGAGGAACACATTCCCATCAAAAGGTTAGAAAAGGCATTGGAGGATAGTGGTGGCAGTTATTCAATACATACCAACGGTCACCATCATCAACCAAAGAAGAAAGAGGCGAAAAGAACAGTTTCCAACGGGAACGGCACCTTTTATTGCCCTATGCAGTGCGAAGGTGATAAAACCTATGACAAGCCCGGTGATTGCCCTGTATGTGGGATGGACTTGGTAGAGGAACAAAATACGTCCGCCAGTTCCAAACAGCAATGGACTTGTCCCATGCACCCCGAAGTAGTGGAGGATAACCCTGGGTCTTGTCCAAAGTGTGGAATGGACCTTGTGCCCAAGGAACCCGAAGCCAGTGCAGAGGAAAAGACCTATAAAAAACTGCTCAAAAAGTTTTGGGTAGCCCTTGCGTTTACCTTGCCCATTTTCCTGATTGCCATGAGCGATATGCTGACTAACAATCCGCTGCATGATGTCATGGAAACTCAATACTGGAACTGGGTTCAATTTGCATTATCACTTCCTGTGGTTTTTTACGCCACTTGGATGTTTTTTGAGAGAGCCTACCGAAGCATCAAAACATGGAATTTGAACATGTTTACGTTAATTGGGATTGGTGCAGGGGTAGCTTTTGTGTTCAGTGTACTTGGGTTATTGTTCCCGGGATTTTTCCCTGATCAGTTCAAAGGGGAAACAGGTGCGGTCCATGTTTATTTTGAAGCAGCAACCGTAATCCTCACCTTGGTGCTTTTGGGTCAATTGTTGGAAGCGCGGGCACATAGCAAAACCAATAATGCCGTAAAGGAATTATTGAAATTGGCACCGAACAAAGCCATTAAAGTTGTGGATGGAGAAGAAGTCGAAGTAAGTATTGACGCTATTGAACTTGGCGATATTTTACGGGTGAAACCCGGAGAAAAAATTCCAGTGGATGGCATTATTACAGAAGGGGAGACTTCAGTTGACGAATCTATGATCACAGGTGAGCCCATTCCTGTTGAAAAAGGAGTTGAAGATAAAGTAAGCAGTGGGACCATCAATGGGAATCAATCCTTTTTGATGAAAGCTGAAAAAGTGGGTAGTGATACCTTGCTTTCACAGATCATCAGCATGGTAAACGAAGCCAGTAGAAGCCGTGCGCCCATTCAAAATTTAGCCGATAAGGTATCCGCTTATTTTGTTCCCACGGTGGTGATTATTTCTATTTTAACCTTTGGGGTCTGGGCCATCTGGGGACCACAACCCACCTATGTTTACGCGTTAATTAATGCCATTGCAGTTTTGATCATTGCCTGCCCTTGTGCGCTTGGGCTGGCAACTCCAATGTCGGTAATGGTGGGAGTTGGGAAAGGTGCCCAAAATGGTGTGCTTATCAAAAATGCCGAAGCGCTGGAGAAAATGGTCGACGTGGATACCTTGATTATTGATAAAACAGGTACCATTACCGAAGGTAAACCCACCTTCGATCATTTGGAAACTTTTTCGGATGATTATTCACAAGAAGACCTACTTCAATATTTAGTATCCGTCAATGCCAATAGCGAGCACCCTTTGGCTCAAGCTACCGTAACATATGGTAAGGAGCAAGGCATCAAAATACTAAAAACAAAATACTTCAATGCTGTTACAGGTATGGGAGTAGAAGGCAAGATCAAAGACTTGGAAATTCGTCTGGGGAACATCAAATTGATGGAAAAGGCGAATGTTAAAATCTCGGATGAGATGAAGGAGAAGGTCAAAAAGGAACAAGAAAAAGGGAAAACGGTTTCCTATCTAGCCATTGATGATAAATGCCATGCTTTTGTGGCCATCGGGGATAAAATCAAGGAGACAAGTGCCAAGGCCATCAAAGCCATCCAAGACAAAGGAATTTCGGTAATCATGCTTACCGGAGACAATACCACAACTGCCAAAGCTGTTGCGAGCGAATTGCATTTGGACGATTTTAAAGCGGAAACCCTACCTGAGGATAAGATGAATGAAGTAGAGCGCCTGCAAAATGAAGGCAAGGTAGTGGCCATGGCCGGCGACGGTATCAACGATGCTCCTGCATTGGCCAAAAGTGACTTGGGTATTGCCATGGGAACCGGAACCGATGTGGCCATAGAAAGTGCCATGATCACTTTGGTAAAGGGTGACCTGCACGGCATCGTAAAAGCACGAAACCTTAGTGAGGCCACCATGAAAAACATTAAGCAGAACCTATTTTTTGCATTGATATACAACACCATCGGTGTTCCGGTAGCGGCAGGTGTGCTCTATCCCTTTTTCGGGATTTTGCTTTCACCCATGATCGCTGCCCTGGCCATGAGCTTTAGCTCGGTATCGGTTATAGCCAATGCACTGAGATTACGAACTAAATCAATCGACTAG
- a CDS encoding heavy metal-binding domain-containing protein, which produces MRTNIRTIIGIAFASVLVLTVSCKGKTEEAKETSTEATMEHEGHDMDKMDHEGHDMDNMETADKQGKEYTSKYVCPMHCEGSGSDEEGKCPVCGMTYVLNEDFQMDEQEQ; this is translated from the coding sequence ATGAGAACAAACATTAGAACAATTATCGGAATCGCATTCGCTTCAGTATTGGTACTAACGGTATCATGCAAAGGAAAAACAGAGGAAGCAAAAGAAACTTCCACCGAAGCGACCATGGAACACGAAGGTCACGATATGGATAAAATGGATCATGAAGGACATGACATGGACAATATGGAAACCGCAGATAAACAAGGTAAGGAGTACACTTCCAAATATGTTTGCCCAATGCACTGCGAAGGTAGTGGTAGTGATGAAGAAGGGAAATGTCCAGTGTGTGGTATGACCTATGTATTGAACGAAGATTTTCAAATGGACGAACAGGAACAATAA
- a CDS encoding TolC family protein has protein sequence MRKTVIYIVFALVTISLKGQSLEGYLQEAELNSPMIQALELRYNIAKEKVNEVNTLPNTTLGAGYFVSEPETRTGAQRARFSVSQMLPWFGTITARENYASSMADAEYAEIVIAKRKLSLAVAQSYYKLFGTKAKQKVLEENIKLLKTYETLALTSVEVGKASAVDVLKLQIRQNELQQQKEVLEQSYIAEQAVFNNLLNRDESIAVEVVDEMDIPEDDPILDKQDLSLNPELLKYDQLYESVAQSELLNQKENAPSFGIGLDYIPVSERENMVFSDNGKDIVMPMVTFSIPIFNNKFRSVTKQNELRQKEIELQKKERLNVLENTFANAISQRNQARIAYQTQIKNLKQAKDAEEILIKNYETGTINFNDVLDIQELQLKFQTNQIQSVQLYYLQSAIINYLINK, from the coding sequence ATGAGAAAAACAGTCATTTATATAGTTTTTGCTTTAGTAACAATCAGCTTAAAAGGGCAGTCCTTGGAGGGTTATCTTCAAGAAGCAGAATTGAACAGTCCCATGATTCAGGCTTTGGAATTACGCTATAACATTGCCAAGGAAAAGGTGAATGAAGTCAATACCTTGCCCAACACAACCCTTGGTGCCGGATATTTTGTTAGCGAACCGGAGACAAGAACAGGCGCACAGCGAGCCAGATTTTCAGTTTCCCAGATGCTGCCCTGGTTCGGTACAATCACGGCCCGTGAAAACTATGCCAGTTCCATGGCGGATGCCGAGTATGCTGAAATTGTAATTGCCAAACGAAAGTTGTCCTTAGCTGTAGCACAATCTTACTATAAATTGTTTGGTACCAAAGCCAAACAAAAAGTGCTGGAGGAAAACATAAAATTGCTTAAAACCTACGAAACGTTGGCTCTTACCTCTGTGGAAGTGGGGAAGGCCTCGGCCGTGGATGTGTTGAAACTTCAAATACGCCAAAACGAATTGCAGCAACAGAAAGAAGTATTGGAACAATCCTATATCGCCGAACAGGCGGTTTTCAACAATCTTTTGAACCGAGACGAAAGTATTGCTGTTGAGGTGGTGGATGAAATGGATATTCCGGAGGATGACCCAATCCTCGACAAGCAGGACTTGAGCTTAAATCCAGAATTGTTGAAATATGACCAATTGTACGAATCAGTTGCACAATCCGAATTGCTCAACCAAAAGGAAAATGCCCCTAGTTTTGGAATCGGACTGGATTACATTCCCGTTTCGGAAAGGGAGAACATGGTTTTTAGCGATAACGGAAAGGATATTGTGATGCCGATGGTCACTTTCTCCATTCCCATTTTCAACAACAAATTCAGGTCCGTTACCAAGCAAAACGAGTTGCGTCAAAAGGAAATTGAACTTCAAAAAAAGGAGCGCTTGAATGTTTTAGAAAACACCTTCGCCAATGCCATTTCGCAGAGGAATCAGGCACGTATCGCCTATCAAACCCAAATAAAGAATTTAAAACAGGCCAAGGATGCCGAAGAAATCCTGATCAAGAATTATGAAACGGGAACCATCAACTTTAACGATGTGCTCGACATTCAGGAATTACAGCTAAAATTTCAAACCAATCAAATACAATCTGTGCAGTTATATTACCTGCAATCTGCCATCATCAATTATTTAATTAACAAGTAA
- a CDS encoding GAF domain-containing protein, translating into MLKSLEPKILDIVKDESKAVDTRLGDICELLRNNVDHYDWVGFYFKNGDKEELKLGPYAGAPTDHTIIPFGKGICGQVAVSNQNFVVPDVAAQDNYIACSITVKAEIVVPLFVNGENVGQIDIDSNTPDPFTEEDERFLEFINRHVAEIL; encoded by the coding sequence ATGCTAAAATCATTGGAACCCAAAATACTTGATATCGTTAAAGACGAAAGCAAAGCTGTGGACACCCGTTTGGGCGACATCTGTGAACTTTTGCGCAACAACGTTGACCATTATGATTGGGTAGGGTTTTATTTTAAAAATGGTGACAAGGAAGAGTTGAAGCTAGGGCCCTACGCTGGAGCCCCTACCGACCATACCATTATCCCCTTTGGAAAAGGTATTTGCGGTCAAGTGGCTGTGAGCAACCAGAACTTCGTGGTACCGGATGTGGCCGCCCAGGACAACTATATCGCTTGCAGCATAACCGTCAAAGCGGAGATTGTAGTCCCGCTATTTGTAAACGGGGAGAATGTGGGCCAAATCGACATCGATTCCAATACACCTGATCCGTTTACGGAGGAGGATGAACGTTTTTTGGAATTCATCAACCGACACGTGGCGGAGATCCTGTAA
- the purH gene encoding bifunctional phosphoribosylaminoimidazolecarboxamide formyltransferase/IMP cyclohydrolase, translating to MSTAKKASAALISVFHKDGLEPIVKKLDELGVTLYSTGGTEKFIRDLGIDVMPVEDVTSYPSILGGRVKTLHPKVFGGILNRQDNESDVSQMKEFDIPQLDIVIVDLYPFEKTVASGASEQDIIEKIDIGGISLIRAAAKNFKDVLCVSSMEDYEDFLNMISEGNGTTTLEDRKRFATKAFNISSHYDTAIFNYFNKEKEETVLKISETKGQVLRYGENPHQKGFFFGDFDAMFTKLHGKELSYNNLLDVDAAVNLMGEFKNDDPTFAILKHNNACGLATRSTIKQAYVDALAGDPVSAFGGILISNVEIDKPTAEEIHNLFCEVVIAPSYTDEALEILKGKKNRIILIQNDIELPETLVRTCLNGVLVQDKDSKTDSKEDLNPVTDKKPTSEEIEDLIFASKLCKHTKSNTIVLAKNKQLCASGTGQTSRVDALNQAIHKAKSFDFDLEGAVMASDAFFPFPDCVEIADKAGIKSVIQPGGSIKDQLSIDYCNENGLSMVMTGTRHFKH from the coding sequence ATGAGTACTGCCAAAAAAGCCTCCGCTGCATTGATTTCCGTTTTCCATAAAGACGGACTTGAACCTATTGTAAAAAAGCTGGACGAACTCGGTGTAACCCTTTACTCCACAGGGGGTACCGAAAAATTCATCCGTGACCTCGGTATCGATGTGATGCCCGTAGAAGACGTCACCAGCTACCCTTCCATTTTGGGTGGGCGTGTAAAAACATTGCACCCCAAGGTTTTTGGAGGCATTTTGAATAGGCAGGATAATGAAAGTGACGTGTCCCAAATGAAGGAATTCGATATTCCGCAATTGGACATTGTCATCGTCGATTTGTATCCTTTTGAAAAAACGGTAGCCAGCGGCGCTTCTGAACAAGATATCATCGAAAAAATCGATATCGGCGGTATTTCCCTGATCAGGGCTGCTGCCAAAAACTTCAAGGATGTACTCTGTGTATCGTCCATGGAAGATTATGAAGACTTTTTGAACATGATTTCGGAAGGAAACGGTACCACGACCTTGGAAGACCGCAAACGTTTTGCCACCAAGGCGTTCAATATTTCATCCCATTACGACACGGCTATCTTCAATTACTTCAACAAAGAGAAAGAAGAAACCGTGTTGAAAATTAGTGAAACCAAAGGTCAGGTGTTGCGCTACGGAGAAAACCCGCACCAAAAAGGGTTTTTCTTTGGCGATTTTGATGCCATGTTCACCAAACTGCACGGAAAGGAGCTATCCTACAACAACCTTTTGGATGTGGATGCTGCCGTCAATTTGATGGGCGAATTCAAGAACGACGACCCTACTTTTGCCATCCTCAAACACAATAACGCTTGCGGATTGGCCACTCGAAGCACCATCAAACAAGCCTATGTGGATGCTTTGGCCGGTGACCCGGTTTCTGCCTTTGGCGGTATTTTGATTTCCAATGTGGAAATTGACAAACCAACTGCCGAAGAAATTCATAATCTGTTCTGCGAAGTGGTCATCGCTCCAAGTTATACTGATGAGGCCTTAGAGATCTTGAAAGGCAAGAAGAACAGGATTATTTTGATTCAAAATGATATTGAATTGCCCGAAACATTGGTAAGAACCTGTTTGAACGGTGTATTGGTTCAGGATAAAGATTCCAAAACCGACTCCAAAGAAGATTTGAATCCAGTTACGGACAAAAAACCGACCTCTGAGGAGATAGAAGATTTGATTTTTGCTTCCAAACTATGCAAGCATACCAAAAGCAACACCATTGTTTTGGCAAAAAACAAACAGCTTTGTGCCAGTGGAACCGGACAGACTTCACGTGTGGATGCCTTGAACCAGGCCATTCATAAAGCAAAGTCCTTCGATTTTGATTTGGAAGGTGCCGTTATGGCCAGTGATGCTTTCTTTCCGTTCCCCGATTGCGTGGAAATTGCGGACAAGGCAGGCATCAAAAGTGTCATCCAACCCGGAGGTTCCATCAAGGACCAATTGAGCATTGATTATTGCAATGAAAACGGATTATCCATGGTGATGACTGGTACTAGGCATTTTAAACATTAA
- a CDS encoding rod shape-determining protein, which produces MGFFDFMTEEIAIDLGTANTLIIHLDKVVVDSPSIVARDRVSGKIIAVGREANMMQGKTHENIKTIRPLKDGVIADFDASEKMISMFIKNIPALKKKWFPPALRMVICIPSGITEVEMRAVRESAERVNGKEVYLIHEPMAAAIGIGLDIMQPKGNMIVDIGGGTAEIAVIALGGIVCDKSVKIAGDVFTNDIIYYMRTQHNLYVGESTAEAIKIEIGSATEDLKSPPEDKSIQGRDLLTGKPKQVQVSYREIAKALDKSILRVEDAVMETLSQTPPELAADIYNTGIYLAGGGSMLRGLDRRLSQKTDLPVYIAEDPLRAVVRGTGIALKNLERYKSILIK; this is translated from the coding sequence ATGGGATTTTTTGATTTCATGACCGAGGAAATAGCCATTGACCTTGGTACTGCAAATACCCTGATCATCCACTTGGACAAGGTGGTGGTTGACAGTCCCTCCATTGTGGCAAGGGACCGCGTATCAGGGAAAATAATCGCGGTAGGCCGCGAAGCTAATATGATGCAGGGGAAGACCCATGAAAACATCAAGACCATACGACCGTTGAAGGATGGGGTCATCGCTGACTTTGATGCCTCGGAAAAGATGATCAGTATGTTCATCAAAAACATTCCGGCACTCAAGAAAAAATGGTTCCCTCCCGCCCTGCGAATGGTCATTTGTATTCCTTCCGGCATTACGGAAGTAGAAATGCGAGCGGTACGTGAGTCTGCCGAACGTGTAAACGGTAAAGAGGTCTATTTGATCCACGAGCCCATGGCAGCGGCCATTGGTATCGGTCTGGACATTATGCAGCCCAAAGGGAACATGATCGTGGACATTGGTGGTGGTACTGCCGAAATTGCGGTGATTGCGCTTGGGGGTATCGTTTGTGACAAATCCGTAAAAATTGCGGGTGACGTTTTCACCAACGATATCATTTACTACATGCGTACGCAGCATAACCTGTATGTGGGCGAAAGTACCGCCGAAGCCATCAAAATAGAAATTGGTTCGGCCACGGAAGATTTAAAATCCCCACCAGAGGACAAGTCCATTCAAGGTCGCGATCTTTTGACCGGAAAACCCAAACAGGTGCAGGTTTCGTATCGGGAAATTGCCAAGGCTTTGGATAAAAGTATTTTGCGCGTGGAAGACGCTGTTATGGAAACGCTTTCCCAAACTCCGCCCGAACTTGCGGCCGATATCTACAATACCGGTATCTATTTGGCAGGTGGTGGTTCTATGCTTCGTGGATTGGACAGAAGGCTTTCACAAAAAACCGACCTACCTGTTTACATTGCCGAAGATCCACTGAGAGCTGTTGTTCGCGGTACAGGGATTGCGCTCAAAAACTTGGAACGCTATAAAAGTATTTTGATAAAATAG
- the mreC gene encoding rod shape-determining protein MreC: MQRIINFVLRYRNTFLYVFFAFIALVMTIRSHSYHQSKFFNSSRWVSGSIYGAGADVSSYFNLKKENKRLVEENQRLRKMLFNSQDDSVAPLDSTLAVYQVLNAKLIKNSFTSPRNYVTIDKGEKDGVHQDMGVITTDGILGIVENVSTNFATVQSVLNTKSNINAKIKGTEYFGSLIWDAKNYRVVQLIDIPRLVPVVVGDTIVTGGMSSIFPENVPIGTIKKYDLNASQSFYNIDVELFSDMANIKNVYLIENKDREEIEELESRTIE, translated from the coding sequence ATGCAACGCATCATCAATTTTGTTTTACGCTACCGAAATACATTCCTATATGTGTTTTTTGCGTTTATCGCCTTGGTGATGACCATCCGATCGCATTCCTACCATCAATCCAAGTTCTTTAATTCTTCCCGATGGGTATCTGGAAGTATTTATGGTGCTGGGGCCGATGTTTCTTCCTATTTCAATTTAAAAAAGGAAAACAAAAGATTGGTTGAGGAAAACCAACGGCTGCGAAAAATGCTTTTCAACTCCCAAGATGACAGCGTAGCCCCCTTGGATTCCACTTTGGCCGTATACCAAGTGCTCAACGCCAAGCTCATCAAGAACAGTTTTACATCCCCTCGTAATTATGTGACCATTGACAAAGGGGAAAAAGACGGCGTTCATCAAGATATGGGGGTAATCACCACAGATGGTATTTTAGGTATCGTGGAAAACGTTTCGACCAACTTTGCCACCGTGCAAAGCGTGCTCAACACCAAATCCAATATCAACGCAAAAATTAAGGGTACAGAATACTTCGGCTCCTTGATTTGGGATGCGAAAAATTACAGGGTGGTCCAGCTTATCGATATTCCCCGATTGGTTCCGGTGGTCGTAGGCGACACCATTGTTACAGGGGGAATGTCCAGCATTTTTCCGGAAAATGTACCCATTGGAACCATCAAAAAATACGACCTGAACGCTTCCCAAAGCTTTTACAACATCGATGTTGAACTGTTTTCCGATATGGCCAACATCAAAAATGTATATCTCATCGAGAACAAGGATAGGGAAGAAATCGAAGAACTGGAATCAAGGACTATAGAATGA
- a CDS encoding rod shape-determining protein MreD: MSSTLIINILRFVLLVITQVLIFNNLNFLGFINPFVYVIFFYWYPIKGNRAIFMLSAFLLGLVIDIFSDTLALNALASVTIAYARPSIMRFCFGVNYDFQSFSFKNTTKVQRVTFLALLVILHHLIFFSFEILSIAHILLILKKVLATGMVTLILCVLFSSLFSPKSE, from the coding sequence ATGAGCAGCACCCTAATCATAAATATCTTACGTTTTGTGCTGCTGGTCATCACACAGGTGCTCATTTTCAATAACCTGAACTTTTTAGGATTCATCAATCCCTTTGTGTACGTAATCTTCTTTTATTGGTATCCCATCAAAGGAAATAGGGCCATTTTTATGCTGAGCGCCTTTTTGTTGGGGCTGGTCATCGATATTTTTTCGGATACCTTGGCGCTCAATGCACTGGCTTCCGTAACCATTGCCTATGCCCGACCGTCGATCATGCGCTTTTGTTTTGGAGTGAACTATGATTTCCAGAGTTTCAGTTTTAAAAATACGACCAAGGTACAACGGGTCACCTTTTTGGCCCTATTGGTGATACTACATCATTTGATATTCTTTTCGTTTGAAATTTTAAGTATCGCCCATATCCTATTAATTTTGAAAAAAGTTCTTGCTACGGGCATGGTAACTTTAATACTTTGTGTATTATTCAGTTCACTTTTTAGTCCAAAGAGCGAATAA
- a CDS encoding penicillin-binding transpeptidase domain-containing protein, translated as MKKLLLSSIIVLIGFTFIGRLSYLQLFRFSPDQILDDPAIKKVYDYPERGYIYDRNGKLLVGNQPAYDVMVIPREVKPLDTIEFCSLLGIDKPEFLSKMEKARRYSPRLPSVLVPQLSKEDYAKLQEKMRHFTGFYIQKRSLRYYNTKSAANVLGYISEVNEWDLKNNPYYVAGELKGRTGIEQQYEEILRGQKGVKHIQKDRFNRDIGPYKDGKLDTLPQQGKEIHITLDKTLQEYGEKLMHGKRGGIVAIEPKSGEILAMISGPTYDPALLVGRERSKNYSKLHYDTIAKPTWDRSILAQPSPGSPFKTLNALIGLQEGVIDEDTNFRCYHGFYVGNTLRGCHCGGGVRDLNSGIYQSCNAYFAGVFRKIFDKYNTTDEGMSVWEKHMKSFGLGDFLGTDLPTGAPGRIPDVAYYDKWYGNGRWAASTIISNSIGQGEIAATPLQLANMTAAIANRGYFYTPHVIKSIGNKGDINPEYTEPRYTTIDRKHFDPVIEGMANVYNYGTARWLKIPGIDIAGKTGTVENYIRVDGERMQLTDHSVFVAFAPVENPQIALAVYIENGYYGARYAGHIASLLIEKYIKGEITRKDLEKRMLEKTLEHEYAKPYSGEPFEINEYVW; from the coding sequence ATGAAAAAATTATTGCTATCCTCCATTATTGTGCTCATAGGATTTACCTTTATCGGTAGGCTTTCCTATTTGCAATTGTTCCGTTTTTCGCCGGACCAAATACTGGACGATCCGGCCATCAAAAAAGTATATGACTATCCCGAACGCGGCTACATTTACGATAGGAACGGTAAACTGTTGGTGGGCAATCAACCGGCTTATGATGTGATGGTCATCCCACGGGAGGTAAAACCATTGGACACAATTGAATTCTGTAGCCTGCTGGGCATTGACAAACCAGAGTTTCTTTCCAAAATGGAAAAAGCCCGTAGGTACTCCCCTCGGCTCCCATCGGTTTTGGTACCTCAACTTTCCAAGGAGGATTATGCCAAGCTTCAGGAAAAAATGCGCCATTTTACCGGTTTTTATATCCAAAAAAGGTCGTTGCGCTATTACAACACCAAAAGTGCCGCCAATGTTTTGGGGTATATCAGTGAGGTTAACGAGTGGGACCTTAAGAACAACCCTTACTATGTTGCGGGAGAGTTAAAAGGGCGAACAGGTATTGAACAACAATACGAGGAAATCCTTAGGGGACAAAAAGGTGTGAAACACATCCAAAAAGACCGCTTTAATCGGGATATTGGACCTTATAAAGATGGGAAATTGGATACACTGCCACAACAAGGCAAGGAAATCCATATCACCTTGGACAAGACCTTGCAGGAATATGGGGAAAAATTGATGCACGGTAAACGCGGTGGTATTGTGGCCATTGAGCCCAAATCCGGGGAAATCTTGGCCATGATTTCAGGCCCAACCTACGACCCCGCACTTTTGGTGGGCAGGGAACGCTCCAAAAATTATAGCAAGCTCCATTACGACACCATTGCCAAACCCACTTGGGACCGTTCCATTTTGGCCCAGCCCTCGCCTGGCTCACCTTTTAAGACCTTGAATGCACTTATCGGTCTACAAGAAGGCGTCATTGACGAGGATACGAATTTTAGATGTTATCATGGGTTTTATGTGGGCAACACACTTCGAGGCTGTCATTGCGGAGGTGGTGTCCGCGACTTGAATTCTGGCATCTACCAATCCTGTAATGCCTATTTTGCCGGGGTTTTCAGGAAGATTTTTGATAAATATAATACGACTGACGAAGGAATGTCCGTTTGGGAAAAGCATATGAAAAGCTTTGGCTTGGGTGATTTCTTGGGCACTGACCTTCCCACCGGGGCCCCTGGTAGAATTCCTGATGTGGCCTATTATGATAAATGGTATGGGAATGGCCGATGGGCTGCTTCCACCATTATTTCCAATTCCATTGGCCAAGGCGAAATCGCTGCCACACCCTTACAATTGGCCAATATGACGGCTGCCATTGCCAACCGTGGTTATTTCTATACACCGCACGTTATCAAAAGTATAGGTAATAAAGGGGACATTAACCCCGAATATACCGAGCCCCGCTACACAACCATCGACCGAAAACATTTTGACCCTGTAATCGAGGGCATGGCCAACGTATACAATTATGGTACTGCTAGATGGCTCAAAATTCCAGGCATCGATATAGCCGGAAAGACGGGTACGGTTGAGAATTACATACGGGTGGATGGTGAACGTATGCAGCTAACGGACCACTCCGTTTTCGTAGCCTTTGCCCCGGTAGAAAACCCGCAGATCGCCCTAGCGGTTTACATTGAAAATGGATATTATGGTGCACGTTATGCTGGACATATCGCTTCCCTATTGATTGAAAAGTATATCAAAGGGGAAATCACCAGAAAAGATCTGGAAAAACGAATGCTGGAAAAAACGTTGGAGCACGAGTATGCCAAGCCTTACAGCGGCGAACCCTTTGAAATCAACGAATATGTCTGGTAG